Proteins encoded together in one Musa acuminata AAA Group cultivar baxijiao chromosome BXJ3-6, Cavendish_Baxijiao_AAA, whole genome shotgun sequence window:
- the LOC135640462 gene encoding NAC transcription factor 29-like: protein MASSPSVTMSDPASLPPGFRFHPTDEELIQHYLRNQASSLPCPVSIIAEVDIYKFDPWDLPAKAMFGEQEWYFFSPRDRKYPNGVRPNRAAASGYWKATGTDKPIHRSGGNEHIGVKKALVFYKGRPPRGRKTNWIMHEYRLAEAHHGNTYKPMKFKNASMRLDDWVLCRIYKKNHNLQSVPPLVDQEQEDSGSGDIYLSSFRSTEQPSGLRLQKSFSVSDFLENYSAPPSHLFDNLPEMQGSELALLMAQPSTNQLKTDNSNCSNDNYTFAPYKIREESAAPVAANPTKRQRTTESYLDGMNDLLHPWKKPSSDATIYTTEFSDQFDGTQCNLLNQRFFNQQLLLNPQLGLH, encoded by the exons ATGGCTTCGTCTCCTTCCGTGACGATGTCGGATCCTGCGTCGCTCCCGCCCGGCTTCCGGTTCCACCCCACCGACGAAGAGCTCATTCAGCACTACCTGCGGAACCAGGCATCTTCTCTGCCATGTCCCGTGTCCATCATCGCCGAGGTGGACATCTACAAGTTCGACCCTTGGGACCTACCTG CCAAAGCCATGTTTGGGGAGCaggagtggtacttcttcagcccGAGGGATCGCAAGTACCCCAACGGGGTCCGGCCGAACCGCGCGGCCGCCTCCGGCTACTGGAAGGCGACCGGGACCGACAAGCCGATCCACAGGAGCGGAGGGAACGAGCATATCGGAGTGAAGAAGGCGTTGGTCTTCTACAAGGGACGGCCTCCGAGAGGGAGGAAGACCAACTGGATCATGCACGAGTACCGCCTCGCAGAAGCTCACCATGGCAACACTTACAAGCCCATGAAGTTTAAGAACGCCTCCATGAGG TTGGATGACTGGGTGCTCTGCCGCATCTACAAGAAGAACCACAATCTCCAATCGGTGCCGCCACTGGTTGATCAAGAACAAGAAGACTCCGGTTCCGGGGACATCTACCTATCGAGCTTTCGCAGCACGGAGCAACCCAGCGGTCTTCGGCTGCAGAAATCCTTCTCCGTGTCAGATTTCCTGGAGAACTACTCTGCCCCGCCGTCGCACCTGTTCGATAACCTACCGGAGATGCAGGGATCCGAGCTTGCCCTGCTCATGGCCCAACCGAGCACGAATCAACTCAAAACTGATAACAGCAACTGCAGCAATGACAATTACACGTTCGCTCCGTATAAAATCCGAGAAGAATCCGCTGCTCCCGTTGCTGCCAACCCTACAAAGCGCCAGCGGACGACGGAGTCCTACCTAGACGGCATGAACGATCTCCTTCACCCATGGAAGAAGCCCAGCAGTGACGCAACCATCTACACCACCGAGTTCTCCGACCAGTTCGACGGCACTCAGTGCAACTTGCTCAACCAGCGCTTCTTCAATCAGCAACTACTGCTGAACCCTCAGCTGGGATTACATTGA
- the LOC135640463 gene encoding NAC domain-containing protein 68-like encodes MGRRTRDAEAELNLPPGFRFHPTDEELVVHYLCRKAACQRLPVPIIAEVDLYKYDPWELPEKALFGQREWYFFTPRDRKYPNGSRPNRAAGSGYWKATGADKPVSPPGSARPLAIKKALVFYHGKAPRGLKTDWIMHEYRLADTNRSPNRKGSLRLDDWVLCRLYNKKNSWEKKMQAKEEATMETSEINEDAGSDSLRTPESDIEHAGFPELDDLVRQGCHPFHTLEKLKEESDWFVDLNLEELQNPFAGIASLPVVDVVNQECCFFPSMGSPYLKTTQIMPPF; translated from the exons ATGGGGAGGAGGACGAGAGACGCGGAGGCGGAGCTGAACCTGCCGCCGGGGTTCCGATTCCACCCCACCGACGAGGAGCTCGTCGTCCATTACCTCTGCCGCAAGGCCGCGTGCCAGCGCCTGCCGGTGCCCATCATCGCCGAGGTCGATCTCTACAAGTACGACCCCTGGGAGCTTCCAG AGAAGGCGTTGTTCGGGCAGAGGGAGTGGTACTTCTTCACCCCCAGGGACCGGAAGTACCCCAACGGCTCCCGGCCCAACAGGGCCGCCGGAAGCGGATACTGGAAAGCCACGGGCGCCGACAAGCCCGTCTCGCCGCCGGGAAGCGCCCGCCCTCTCGCCATCAAGAAGGCCTTGGTGTTCTACCACGGGAAGGCGCCTCGAGGCCTCAAGACCGACTGGATCATGCACGAGTACCGCCTCGCCGACACCAACCGCTCCCCCAACAGGAAGGGCAGCCTAAGA CTGGACGACTGGGTGCTCTGCCGCTTGTACAACAAGAAGAACAGCTGGGAGAAAAAGATGCAGGCGAAGGAGGAGGCGACGATGGAGACGTCGGAGATCAACGAGGACGCCGGATCGGATAGTTTGCGCACACCGGAATCCGACATCGAGCACGCCGGATTCCCGGAGCTGGATGATCTGGTGCGACAAGGATGCCATCCCTTCCACACCTTGGAAAAGCTCAAGGAGGAGAGCGATTGGTTCGTGGACTTGAATCTGGAGGAGTTGCAGAATCCTTTTGCCGGGATCGCATCTCTGCCCGTGGTCGATGTGGTGAACCAAGAGTGCTGCTTCTTCCCATCTATGGGATCTCCGTATCTCAAGACCACCCAAATCATGCCACCATTCTGA